The Populus alba chromosome 6, ASM523922v2, whole genome shotgun sequence genomic interval cttttatctaGAAAAGACATGTAAAACTCGTGACTTAAATCACAAAACTGTGttaaacccattaaaaaaatcaaagatgatcacaaaaacaatattagaaAAACTAATGCATAATGATAagatcataaaagaaaagaagcaaaaaaaaaatgttgaaaaacattaacttttcaaacctgTGATACAAGTTATTGTATCGAAAGCATTACACATGGGGAAAATATGAAGTTGAATCCCCTgcaaatcaaaaatcaaaatatgaaaaaaataataataataacacaaaaggatctaaagaaaaaaaatcaattaagagaatgagggtgaaaataaataaaaatataaaaatataaactttgattgaatgatgaaattgaaagccaataaaacttaaacaaaatggctaaggaaataaattatatatataaaaaaaggaccaagctgaaaaataaaaaaattatcatcaaagGATTGGATTGAAAAcaagcaatttttttataataggatcaagaatgaaaataagaaataaaaagaatgaggataggagttgaaaaaaaacaaaaacaaagatttttaattgaatggtgaaattgaaagtcaataaaactttaacaaataagtaaagaaataaattaaaaaagaataaagaatagagaccaagataaaaattaaaaaaaaaaaacatatgagaaaattgaaggaccaaattaaaaacaaacaaaactttcatgaaatgatcaaaaccaaaataaaaaatcaaaagaataagaattaaaattgaaaaataaaaaacaaaaaaaaacaatcatgcaTTTTAACCCgtaagggagggagggagggaggggagaaaaaaatgatcattATAAGCGGTCATGCGCCACATTATAAGGAAGAGGACATGACAACACTTTTAAAGACACAATGTCATGTCATGTTTGGGCATTGAGTGGCGTTGCACGCGCCGTTTAAATGACACAAATACCACCCATTTGTTGGCACATAATGAGTGCATACCAACAACTTCATTGaatacaaaattcaaaattcaaaataaaaatattaaaacaccgCTATTAAATTAGTAATTACTATAAAAGTCGACAAGccttgttttttgtattttttattgtcaactatgtattttaattgtatataaaaaatgatttttttttaaaaaaaaaaccttgaccAAAAGCCCAATAATGTTTTGATACATGGggtaaaaatacatttttattgtttaaatgaccataaaaaataaaataaaataaaaaatccttaatTAACAACTATaaattttgttgatattaaGTGTAAAAGCATCTTTTACTATATAGAGATTTGAAAAGGATCTGCACCCCCAATAATTTTGCGATGACTAACAAATAAGTGGAAAAGACTAAAATACCCCCCATCTCCCaggcttctttctttttccacttaagaaaaataaagtaatttaattatagCAATCGACAACAAAGTATATCTAGTGCTACAATGAATATTCAACGCCATATAGATTTCTTGTAAATATGGTTAAGGGGTAATGGTCACATATTGTGTTTTCATCCACGGGTGCGACTTGATATTTTAGCTATGTATTATTTGTTTTCctggattatgttttttttttaaattaaatttttttatattaaattattttttgagtatttttaatttattttaatatattaatgttaaattttaaaaaataagaagtattttaaataacaactaTTAGCATAATATTTCAATACATGGGCATAGTCGTAAACACTgcattattattgaaaaacttgcaagttttgagaaaaaaaacgttgaaaaaaaagggttgaagTTTATAATACCACGGGCGGTGGAAAATGAACATGTTGGGAAAGGCAAGACCAAGATGAGGCGTCTGATAGTCCACGCAACGCATTGTTGGTCCACTGCTTGTGGATGCAAGCTACCTCAGCTCAGCTGCAAGGAAACTCTTAAAAATGGACAGCTGTTCTTAACACTTCACACCGTGTGTGTCCGTTAATTTAATTTCCTCTCGATTGCGGTACTTGATCTCGCTATCTAGCAAGTTAGCTCAACCACTTTTACATCCTGatgttattatgtttttaaaatatattttttaataaattatttatcatttattatttttaaattaatatatatttttaatttttccatattgataatattttattttataaaataaaaaatattattttaatacatttctaaataaaaaaatatttaaaaaaccaactgtcataaaaaaaaatatatttaaaaaacgaCGGTGAGAAACAATCCTCCCAAACAAAAGCCAATCTCTTCACATTGTATTGGTGAAGTCTAAAGCCAATCTCTTCAAACTTTACGGGCTATTTCATATCCAGATTAAGACTTAAGTAAaactttatttgatttattttttttatttttttaaataacatcatttttatttttatttttaaatattttttaaacgataatattttcaattgattCACTTACTTTGTCTCAAAACTGGGCAATGGACCAGACCGATGAAAAACGAAAAGTTTAGTGTTGAAAACATGTATATTGTAACCTCTTACTTGTGATGGATTCGAAAAGCTAATAGGCTGTAGCCTTTTGGGCTCGAAAAAGGTAAAACACATCGGAGCTTGCAAGAGTAAGCTTCTTGTATCAGTTGAGCCTGCCCTTTTCATATAGCAGCAATACGCCCATAGCATTAAACCTCTACGAGCgtgtttggtatttttttttaaatatatatattttaaaaaatttgacttcgacattagttaaaaaataaaaagcataaaaaaattaatttaaaaatataaaaataaatatgctctAAAAAGCTGCTTTAATCGACAAGCAAACTTCTCTTTATACAAGgtaatatatataatgtaaGAATGGAGTGAAAAAGCACAAGATAAAATGCTTTCTAAGCTGCTTTCATCATGTCAACCTTCAATTCTTGGACCAATATCTCACATAAAAAACATCGTTATTTTCTCccattttatatttctattttatattgCCTTTAACGACATGGCATACGGGACTTGTCAAAACacatgctttattttatttttcttttttattaatagaaaaactCTATTTTGTCCCCTTTTGTATGTGACGGATTCAGTTTTcatcccttttttattattataatgattgctttgtttcttttatttctttctatttttctttagcctttTTCTTATtggtatttcatttttttttatttcctagtGCTTTAAACAAATAGAATAGTGAAAATTTtattcatatcaaaaaaatttattttaagcttttaaaattgaaaaaaatatattaataggttttttgtaaaaaatatttcacaagcttatttctttataatatgatatgatatatatagttatattttataaaataagctatgtatgaatatatgatataataaaaaaattcatcattatacattttagatttcatttttttattgtaagtgattaaatattttatatatattagataaatttaaaaaaaaattaattcattaataaattattttccagttcatttttcataacataaccaaacactggaaaagtgttttccagtttatttttcataacactaccaaacatcaaaaaatacttttccggaattcactttctaaaaggaattcattttcctgcaaacaaacaaagccttcatatcctctttttttttttttttttttacccaattcTAATCTTAGTGTAGCCACCagcaaatgaaaaataaaattgaaatacctAATCCCGTTTCGCTaatataatttgttaaatttataaccaataaaacaaaccataaaaaaaaataaaaaattctcaatgGATTCAATATTTGGACCAGATACTATAATATGATAATATACtgacaataaatatattattttaaaaattggcAATCCCTAGAGCAGAGCAAGATAGGCCTAGGTTTGCCTTGATCTAAACTCTAACTCACTCACTCGCCTTCACACTCTGGGCTACACAAGACAGAAGAACAGAAGCACCACCATGAGCTCAACCCGAGGGCCCTCCCTCGCCTCCAAGCCCCGTCACTCATTCTCTCCGCCGTAGAATGGACATCAGCACTGCCACTCTGAAACGCTGCGGCTGATATCTGCACCATTACTCTCCTTTCTTCTGGTACTTGTCTTAAAGAAAACCCAATTGCCTCTCTTTAAATTACTTGATTAGCATGTCTCTCCAcctgcacttttttttttatccggtTAAAGATTATGGGTTAGTTTCTGAATGTCAAAAAGTGAAGAGCTTGATAAGCTTTTTGGAGAAAtgggtttgatttattttaacttaattaacATGGCAGAGGTTCAAATGGAGGTAATTGTTAATAAGAAGAAGCGTAGAAAGGAGCAACGAGagagcaataataataatcaattgcGTGTTTCTTCGAGCACTCCACGCACGCGTTCTCAGGTATCCCCGGAGTGGACAACTAAAGAAGCGTTGATTCTAGTGAATGAGATCGCTGCTGTTGAAAAAGATTGTTTGAAAGCTTTATCTACCTATCAGAAATGGAAGATCATTGTCGATAACTGCGTTGTCCTGGATGTTGCCCGGAATTTGAATCAATGTCGGACTAAGTGGAACTCTTTGGTTAATGAGTACAACCTGATTAAAAATTGGGACAAGGAGTCTGAGTCCCGAAGTGACTTCTATTGGTCTTTGGAGAGTGAAAGGAGAAAGGAGTTCGGACTTCCAGAGAATTTTAATGATGAACTTTTCAGAGCTATTGATGATTACATGTGGTGCCACAAGGAACACCCAGATACGGATCCGGATCCAGATCCAGATCCAGATACTGACTCTGAAAAGCCTGACTTGCTTCATGCAATAACAAACCCGGGTATGCTTCATCCCCAATTTAGCATGCTGGGATTTTAGTTATTGCTACTTAACTTGGTAATTATGAATGTGACTTTGCATTGTTTATGATCAAGTTTTAATCCTGTTTTTGTTCATGTTAGTGCCATTGCTATTTCACTTTAGATGTGTCACAAAAGTTCTTGAATGTTTGATTTTGGAATTCTGTTGTGGAAATTATGAAATAAGCTACTATAGGTCACAGGACAGAAGTTTCTGCTTGAACCTCAAAAGGTAATTTCCCAAGTTCCTATGTCTTCTAATTCGAAGTGAATGCGTTGGATTCCATTTTGTCTGATGTTTCCCCAGGAGATACCTGGTAGTATTGGAACCAACACATTTATTACCATCTGCAgctgtgtttgataattttgGAATGTAATTTGTAATGTTTCAGCTGCATTTTCATAGCCACATGTCTTCATTGCAGCTCTCCCTACGAAGTTCATTTCTATAGCACACTAGCCTACACTGGCATgtaatgatttgatttaattttcattttagtgGGACCCATAGATGCTTCCATATAAACTTCTATGTTTTCCAAAATTACGAGATTGAAATAAATGGCAATGCATTTGCATCACCTGGGTTACTGCCATAATGGAAACTGCATATAAATAAAGGTCAGATTATATTCAAATTGTTGTATCAAGTAGCTTGAAATGACATGAATTTACGGCGGAGACCATAAAAATTAGGTTAGTACATTTGATGGCATAGCTGCTCAAGTTGCTCGAGCTATTTATCCTGGTCATAGTAAATGAATTGTGGTTATGCTTTGTTGTTCTTGGACCTATGAAAGCATAATAGTAGAGCTGCTTTTGAGTAAGGTGATAGGTTATATTTCCAGCTGTGCTCTTACAATCTCCTTTGACTCTCAGGGACCAAGAAACAAAGGTGGCGGTCAAAGTCTCTGAAAACCCCTATGGAAGAAAAGACACACAAAGGCTTCAGAGAGGATAACTCTCAAACAATCCATGCAGAAGAGAAACCTCAGGAAAGATGCGTGGAAGCAAATTCTCAGATATACTGCACAGTGGAAAAGCCTCAGAGAGTCCAAGCTGAAGAAGAACATCAGGAAAGTCAGGTGCAAGAAAGCACTCAGATATACTATGCTGAGGGAAAGCTTCAGGCAATCCAAGCAGAAGAGGATCCTCAGGAAAGTTGTGCAGAAGAAGAGCCTCATACTATCCATGCAGAAGAGGAACCTGAGGAAAGCCCT includes:
- the LOC118055721 gene encoding uncharacterized protein → MEVIVNKKKRRKEQRESNNNNQLRVSSSTPRTRSQVSPEWTTKEALILVNEIAAVEKDCLKALSTYQKWKIIVDNCVVLDVARNLNQCRTKWNSLVNEYNLIKNWDKESESRSDFYWSLESERRKEFGLPENFNDELFRAIDDYMWCHKEHPDTDPDPDPDPDTDSEKPDLLHAITNPGTKKQRWRSKSLKTPMEEKTHKGFREDNSQTIHAEEKPQERCVEANSQIYCTVEKPQRVQAEEEHQESQVQESTQIYYAEGKLQAIQAEEDPQESCAEEEPHTIHAEEEPEESPAEEHPQPCCSKEKPRTIHLEEETRERYLEENHQTCCTNEKPQSILAETQLQESHVEEKPQKCCRKENSQNAHGDEKPKIHRGRKKKMPSKEEMKQMMVEKLHENAEMIQAVANGNFPEMADLEAADSKNIEGFKTDLIRSQGDKLIACLQNIVNSISQFPCLLQEGD